The Nitrospira sp. genome contains a region encoding:
- a CDS encoding lipocalin family protein, producing MRFSNQTNSHVNLWFIFVLLNGWLGGCAGIESKESLNTVTSVDLGRYAGTWYEIARLPMWFQRHCVDSKAVYTVRSDGRVGVHNECVTDGGTLDTAEGVATVVDPQTNARLMVVFDNWFARLFGSSREGNYWILDLDPEYRTALVGTPDRRHLWILARAPRIDDDNYRNLVQLARRFGYPVERLIRDQRPGPSS from the coding sequence ATGCGGTTCTCCAATCAGACGAATTCACACGTAAACCTCTGGTTCATTTTTGTGCTGCTGAACGGGTGGCTCGGCGGTTGTGCAGGAATTGAGTCGAAAGAAAGTCTCAACACGGTGACTTCAGTCGACCTTGGTCGTTACGCCGGAACTTGGTATGAGATCGCGCGGTTACCGATGTGGTTCCAGAGACATTGCGTGGATTCAAAAGCGGTCTACACGGTTCGATCGGATGGACGGGTTGGGGTGCACAACGAATGCGTGACCGACGGCGGCACGCTGGACACGGCGGAGGGTGTAGCGACTGTGGTGGACCCCCAGACGAATGCACGGCTCATGGTGGTATTCGACAACTGGTTTGCGCGGCTGTTTGGATCGTCCCGCGAGGGGAACTACTGGATTCTCGATCTCGATCCCGAGTATCGCACCGCGTTGGTGGGTACCCCTGATCGCCGACATTTGTGGATTCTAGCCCGTGCGCCGAGAATCGACGACGACAACTACCGGAACCTCGTCCAACTGGCGCGAAGGTTCGGCTATCCTGTCGAGCGTCTTATCCGCGACCAGCGCCCCGGCCCATCGTCTTAA
- a CDS encoding DUF1269 domain-containing protein produces MSELVCIAFKDSGTADRVLNELRALETEYVLDLEDAVIVVRDMDGKVHLKQCVDVFGGATTHGVAMGVLWGGLMGLLFMNPLAGLLGSIAGGAGGGAMTTAASEFGLLSDYGIPDNFIKDLGSTIKRGTSAIFLLIRSVDQDKLLAGISNYEGTILKTSLSKEQEEKLRVALTHHHDQKKISKG; encoded by the coding sequence ATGAGTGAACTGGTCTGCATCGCATTTAAAGACTCCGGCACAGCCGACCGGGTGCTGAACGAACTGCGGGCGTTGGAAACTGAATATGTCCTCGATCTGGAAGATGCCGTCATCGTCGTCCGCGACATGGATGGGAAAGTCCACCTGAAACAGTGCGTCGATGTGTTCGGAGGTGCCACCACACATGGCGTGGCCATGGGAGTGCTATGGGGAGGCTTGATGGGGCTGCTCTTCATGAATCCTTTGGCGGGCCTGTTAGGCAGCATCGCCGGAGGCGCAGGGGGTGGTGCCATGACCACCGCTGCCAGTGAATTCGGGCTCCTCAGCGATTACGGGATCCCCGACAACTTCATCAAGGACTTGGGCAGCACCATCAAGCGAGGTACCTCGGCGATTTTCCTGCTGATCCGGAGCGTTGACCAGGACAAGCTGTTGGCGGGAATCTCAAACTATGAGGGAACCATCCTCAAGACATCGCTCAGCAAAGAGCAGGAAGAAAAGCTGCGAGTGGCCCTCACACATCACCACGATCAAAAAAAAATCAGCAAAGGGTAG
- a CDS encoding DUF2127 domain-containing protein — protein sequence MTPRSHQTGLAAIAVFKLVKGVLLLLVGLGLLKLMHAEIATLFSRLIETLHLNADSRIIHALVLKVDALQPHSVLVAGLVSLGYAAMLLLEGVGLWLERSWAAYLTVISTSLLLPFELYEVIDRVSVLRVGVLLLNLVIVLYLIVQLKQHTFQPEGQQSLGR from the coding sequence ATGACGCCTCGCTCTCACCAGACCGGTCTCGCCGCGATTGCTGTGTTCAAGCTCGTGAAGGGCGTGCTGCTGCTCCTCGTTGGGTTGGGCTTATTGAAATTAATGCATGCGGAGATTGCGACGCTGTTCTCGCGTTTGATCGAAACACTTCATTTGAATGCCGACTCACGGATCATTCATGCGCTGGTGCTGAAAGTCGATGCGTTGCAGCCGCACAGCGTTCTCGTGGCAGGGCTTGTCAGTCTGGGTTATGCAGCGATGCTGTTGTTGGAAGGAGTCGGGCTGTGGCTGGAGCGCTCTTGGGCTGCATATCTGACGGTCATTTCGACGAGTCTGCTGTTGCCATTCGAGCTCTACGAAGTGATCGACCGGGTATCGGTGCTTCGCGTCGGTGTACTACTGCTGAATCTGGTCATTGTGCTCTACCTCATTGTGCAGTTGAAGCAGCATACCTTCCAACCGGAGGGTCAACAATCTCTAGGAAGGTGA
- a CDS encoding dicarboxylate/amino acid:cation symporter, with protein sequence MIARWESIPLYARIVMALVLGVIAGIMLGSEAAVLAVPGRLVLRLLGALAPALILAAIVHTFMTTHLGGPLAARLPRLLLLNTLVAIAVGLTVANVIQPGHGAGITPPSPHEEAAKTANPLATFLENVPKSLLGPLADDGKVIGVIFIAVAFGMALRKERHRPLGTVGHLVELFLESLIKILHWIIALVPFAVFGIVASIVGTEGFAPFKALGIFVLCVLLALAIQAMYYLVRVRFGSWVSPGQLLRGGRDALVMAFSTASSTATMPVTYAALKDRVGLREQSASMGALVGANFNNDGTALYEAMAALFIAQMIGMDLSVQQQLMVVLTSIIASVGAAGIPEAGLVTMTMVFTAVGLPVEYIPVLLTVDWFLDRCRTAINVMGDMNVSCLLDGKQRSETQFRSDTT encoded by the coding sequence ATGATCGCGCGGTGGGAGAGCATTCCGCTCTATGCGCGCATCGTGATGGCATTGGTGCTCGGCGTGATAGCGGGAATAATGCTGGGGAGCGAGGCGGCTGTTCTCGCGGTGCCCGGCAGGCTTGTCTTGCGTCTGCTTGGTGCGCTTGCGCCGGCGCTGATCCTTGCGGCGATTGTGCACACGTTCATGACGACTCATCTCGGCGGTCCACTCGCGGCTCGGCTACCGCGCTTATTGTTACTGAATACGTTGGTTGCCATTGCCGTCGGCCTGACGGTCGCCAACGTGATTCAGCCAGGGCACGGGGCAGGTATTACTCCACCATCCCCGCACGAAGAAGCTGCGAAGACCGCTAATCCGCTGGCCACCTTCTTGGAGAACGTGCCCAAGAGTCTGCTCGGGCCGCTCGCCGATGACGGCAAGGTGATCGGGGTCATCTTCATCGCCGTGGCGTTTGGGATGGCCTTGCGCAAGGAACGCCACCGTCCCCTCGGCACGGTAGGGCACCTTGTCGAACTCTTCCTGGAATCGCTGATCAAGATTTTGCATTGGATCATCGCGCTCGTGCCGTTCGCCGTCTTCGGCATCGTGGCCAGCATCGTGGGAACGGAGGGCTTCGCGCCGTTCAAGGCCCTTGGAATCTTTGTGCTATGCGTGCTGCTCGCGCTGGCGATCCAGGCGATGTATTACCTCGTTCGCGTACGCTTCGGGTCGTGGGTGTCTCCAGGGCAATTGCTGCGTGGTGGCCGCGATGCGCTGGTCATGGCCTTCTCCACGGCCAGTTCGACGGCGACGATGCCGGTGACGTATGCCGCGCTCAAAGACCGGGTGGGATTACGCGAGCAGTCCGCCAGCATGGGCGCGCTGGTCGGCGCGAATTTCAATAACGACGGCACTGCGCTCTACGAGGCGATGGCGGCCCTCTTCATCGCGCAAATGATCGGAATGGATCTAAGCGTTCAGCAGCAGCTGATGGTCGTCCTTACGAGTATCATCGCTTCAGTAGGCGCCGCCGGCATTCCGGAAGCGGGGTTGGTGACCATGACCATGGTCTTTACTGCCGTCGGCCTCCCCGTGGAATACATTCCTGTGCTGCTGACGGTGGATTGGTTTCTCGATCGCTGTCGCACTGCGATCAATGTGATGGGAGATATGAACGTCAGCTGTCTATTAGATGGAAAACAGAGGAGCGAAACACAGTTCCGGTCTGACACGACTTAA
- a CDS encoding PIN domain-containing protein, whose amino-acid sequence MVGPSLSQGLPVQRQRIGLDTNVFIYFLEDHPRYGAWCAALFELIERGQNAAVTSTVTLLELLVQPYRDQKDELAQKIFALTSTYPKIEWVPLTMNLADRAAELRANYRLSTPDAIQLATAIGHKAARFYGNDRGLQRVKEIECIIVDDLV is encoded by the coding sequence GTGGTAGGGCCTTCTTTATCTCAAGGTCTTCCTGTCCAACGACAACGCATCGGTCTCGATACCAATGTTTTCATCTATTTTCTCGAAGACCACCCACGATATGGAGCTTGGTGTGCTGCCTTGTTTGAATTGATCGAACGGGGGCAGAATGCCGCGGTCACTTCGACGGTGACGCTTCTGGAACTGTTGGTTCAGCCCTACCGTGACCAGAAGGATGAATTGGCACAAAAGATTTTTGCCCTGACCAGCACCTACCCCAAGATCGAGTGGGTCCCGTTGACGATGAATCTGGCTGATCGAGCGGCTGAGTTGCGTGCCAACTACCGTCTCAGCACGCCTGATGCCATACAACTGGCGACTGCCATCGGCCACAAAGCCGCGCGTTTTTACGGGAATGATCGTGGATTACAGCGCGTCAAAGAGATTGAGTGCATCATTGTGGATGACCTGGTTTAG
- a CDS encoding nucleoside permease nupX, translated as MEEWPYRLLACIGFMTIALLAWLTGKRSRLNWTTIGGSAVLAWGLGIVSFWFPGSRWFWSIINDMVVAVLHASQKGTLFLLGPLALDPGQRLSDGTTSVGFILAAQALPAVVFFAALMAGLYYLGVMQAIVGLFARLFYRTMGLSGAESLSGAANIFVGIEAGLIVRPYLTAMTQSELLLVLTCMMATVASTVMGIYVSALQHVAPQIAGHLISASVISIPCAVLISKLTWPEDGQPVTLGGVPAVPTDRNPSPLSNGETIQPPSNLIVALIDGAGQGMKMAVGIAALLIVFLGVEALVDLALAQLPAIGGVPLSATRVLAWLTWPFAILLGLRPEEWQIGADLLGSRFIETEVAAYFKLAAVQSASPPPLSPRSLTAMTYALCGFVHVASMGIFVGGISALVPHRAKDISVLGLRALWTAYLTTLLTGCIAGVLASS; from the coding sequence GTGGAGGAATGGCCGTATCGCCTGCTGGCGTGTATCGGATTCATGACGATCGCATTGCTGGCTTGGCTGACGGGGAAGCGCAGTCGGCTGAACTGGACGACCATTGGCGGCAGCGCGGTCTTGGCCTGGGGACTCGGGATCGTGTCCTTTTGGTTTCCGGGCTCCCGCTGGTTCTGGAGCATCATCAACGATATGGTGGTCGCCGTGCTCCACGCCTCGCAAAAGGGCACGCTCTTCCTACTCGGTCCGCTCGCGCTCGACCCAGGCCAGCGTCTCTCGGACGGTACAACCTCGGTGGGCTTTATTCTGGCTGCACAAGCACTGCCGGCAGTCGTGTTCTTTGCCGCCTTGATGGCCGGTCTGTACTATTTGGGCGTCATGCAAGCGATCGTGGGTCTGTTTGCCCGGCTCTTCTACCGGACCATGGGCCTATCGGGGGCCGAGTCTCTGTCCGGCGCAGCGAATATCTTCGTCGGCATCGAGGCGGGCTTGATTGTTCGTCCCTACCTTACAGCCATGACGCAATCGGAACTGCTCTTGGTGCTGACGTGCATGATGGCGACCGTGGCGAGCACGGTCATGGGCATCTACGTGTCGGCTCTGCAACATGTGGCGCCTCAGATCGCAGGGCATCTGATTTCTGCGTCAGTGATTTCTATTCCTTGCGCGGTACTCATCAGTAAACTCACGTGGCCCGAAGATGGACAGCCCGTGACGCTGGGCGGCGTGCCTGCTGTGCCCACCGACCGGAACCCATCGCCTTTATCCAACGGTGAAACAATCCAGCCGCCCTCCAACCTCATTGTCGCCTTGATCGATGGGGCGGGGCAGGGAATGAAAATGGCGGTCGGCATTGCCGCGTTGCTGATCGTGTTTCTTGGAGTGGAAGCGTTGGTCGATCTGGCGCTGGCCCAGCTTCCTGCGATCGGTGGAGTGCCGCTCTCCGCCACACGGGTCCTCGCCTGGCTGACCTGGCCGTTCGCCATTCTTCTCGGCCTCCGTCCTGAGGAGTGGCAGATCGGCGCGGACTTGCTGGGGTCGCGGTTTATCGAGACGGAAGTCGCGGCCTATTTCAAGCTAGCCGCGGTGCAATCCGCGTCTCCGCCGCCGCTCTCTCCCCGGTCCCTCACAGCCATGACCTATGCCCTCTGCGGATTCGTGCATGTGGCGAGCATGGGCATCTTTGTCGGCGGCATCTCCGCATTGGTGCCGCATCGGGCAAAAGATATCTCGGTGCTGGGACTACGCGCGTTGTGGACTGCCTATTTGACGACGTTGCTGACTGGGTGTATTGCCGGAGTCCTCGCATCTTCATAG
- a CDS encoding AbrB/MazE/SpoVT family DNA-binding domain-containing protein, translated as MAVQKLSSKNQIVIPKEARQAMGVKGGDELLVVVKDDLTLIMPKPKRYSKVLQGLAKGTYPADYLKRERRSW; from the coding sequence ATGGCTGTTCAGAAGCTCAGCAGCAAGAATCAAATTGTTATTCCGAAAGAAGCCCGACAAGCGATGGGCGTCAAGGGTGGCGATGAATTGCTGGTGGTTGTGAAAGATGATCTGACACTTATCATGCCGAAGCCAAAACGGTATTCGAAGGTTTTACAGGGGCTAGCGAAGGGAACCTATCCTGCCGACTACCTGAAACGAGAGCGCCGGTCGTGGTAG